One window of the Terriglobia bacterium genome contains the following:
- the katG gene encoding catalase/peroxidase HPI: MLSGNFKCAALAAVTVSAIVGHPAGLRGAEQEVAKKGGPSNEFWWPKRVDLSQLRQHSSESDPMGKGFQYAREFKKLDLNAVKKDIAAVLTNSQDWWPADYGTYAPFFIRMAWHSAGTYRVTDGRGGAGGGQQRFEPLNSWPDNANLDKARRLLWPVKQKYGSRISWADLMVLSGNVALESMGFKTFGFAGGRQDQWEADLVYWGPEKKWLADERHQDGNLQDPMGAVQMGLIYVNPEGPGGNPDPLKSAKDIREAFGRMAMSDEETVALIAGGHSFGKAHGAADPSTCVGAAPAGAPLEQQGLGWDNKCGTGNGKNTVTSGLEGAWTSTPTHFSMQYLSNLYQYDWVQTKSPAGATQWTPKDGGGVGTVPDAHDPNVRHAPMMFTTDLALRVDPEYGKITRHFLDDPQSFEVAFAKAWFKLTHRDMGPRARYLGPEVPKEELIWQDPIPAVNHKLVGDADILALKRRILSSGLTIPELVRTAWASAASFRGTDKRGGPNGARIRLAPEKDWAVNNPAELGKALQKLEAIQTDFNKAQRNGVTISLADMIVLGGTAALEEAAKSAGYTLKVPFKPGRTDASQEQTDVASFAVLEPKADAFRNYYGSGNYLPPLQMLVERANLLTLTVPEMTALVGGMRVLNANAEGSSHGVFTQKPGTLSNDFFVNLLDMSTRWQKSEKSEGIYEGLDRKTGQVKWTATPVDLIFGSHSELRAIAEIYAAEDGKEKFVHDFVNAWTKVMNLDRFDLM, from the coding sequence GTGTTAAGTGGAAACTTCAAATGTGCGGCGCTGGCCGCGGTAACGGTATCGGCGATCGTTGGACATCCGGCAGGACTTCGTGGAGCAGAGCAGGAGGTGGCTAAGAAAGGGGGTCCCTCCAATGAATTCTGGTGGCCCAAAAGGGTCGATCTATCACAACTTCGCCAGCATTCGAGTGAATCGGATCCGATGGGGAAAGGTTTTCAGTATGCCAGGGAGTTCAAGAAACTCGATCTGAACGCCGTGAAAAAGGATATAGCGGCGGTGTTGACGAACTCGCAGGATTGGTGGCCTGCGGATTACGGCACCTACGCACCATTTTTTATTCGGATGGCCTGGCACAGCGCCGGAACCTACCGGGTTACCGACGGCCGCGGCGGCGCGGGTGGCGGACAGCAGCGGTTTGAACCCCTCAATAGCTGGCCCGACAATGCGAACCTGGACAAGGCCCGGCGCCTGCTTTGGCCGGTCAAGCAGAAGTATGGCAGCCGCATCTCCTGGGCCGACCTGATGGTGCTGAGCGGCAATGTGGCTTTGGAATCGATGGGCTTTAAGACCTTTGGCTTCGCCGGCGGCCGTCAGGACCAATGGGAAGCCGACCTCGTCTATTGGGGTCCGGAAAAGAAGTGGCTGGCGGATGAAAGACACCAGGATGGGAATCTTCAGGATCCGATGGGCGCGGTCCAAATGGGCCTCATTTACGTGAATCCTGAGGGCCCGGGCGGGAATCCGGATCCGCTGAAGTCTGCCAAAGACATCCGGGAGGCGTTTGGGCGCATGGCCATGAGCGACGAAGAAACCGTCGCCCTGATTGCGGGCGGGCACTCGTTCGGTAAAGCGCACGGGGCCGCTGATCCATCCACTTGTGTGGGAGCCGCTCCTGCCGGAGCGCCTCTGGAACAACAGGGACTCGGCTGGGACAACAAGTGTGGAACTGGAAACGGTAAAAATACCGTCACCAGCGGACTGGAGGGCGCCTGGACCTCGACTCCGACTCATTTTTCCATGCAATACCTGTCGAATCTTTACCAATATGACTGGGTGCAGACCAAGAGTCCTGCCGGAGCAACACAATGGACGCCGAAGGATGGCGGTGGCGTGGGGACAGTACCGGATGCGCATGATCCCAATGTCCGTCACGCGCCGATGATGTTTACAACGGACCTCGCTCTGAGAGTCGACCCGGAATACGGCAAGATCACCAGACATTTCCTGGATGATCCGCAGTCGTTCGAGGTGGCCTTTGCCAAAGCGTGGTTCAAGCTGACCCATCGCGATATGGGGCCCCGCGCCCGCTATCTGGGCCCGGAGGTTCCTAAAGAGGAACTGATCTGGCAGGATCCGATCCCCGCAGTGAATCACAAACTGGTCGGGGACGCGGACATCCTGGCATTGAAGAGAAGGATTCTGAGCTCCGGCCTGACGATTCCGGAGCTGGTTCGAACGGCATGGGCGTCAGCCGCGTCCTTCCGCGGCACCGATAAACGCGGCGGACCCAATGGCGCACGCATTCGTCTTGCGCCTGAAAAGGACTGGGCGGTGAACAACCCGGCGGAGCTCGGGAAAGCTCTGCAGAAGCTGGAAGCCATTCAGACCGATTTCAACAAGGCTCAAAGGAATGGCGTCACAATCTCTCTTGCCGACATGATCGTTCTGGGCGGAACCGCCGCCCTGGAAGAAGCCGCAAAGTCCGCAGGCTATACGCTGAAAGTTCCGTTCAAGCCCGGCCGGACGGATGCCAGCCAGGAGCAGACGGACGTCGCGTCGTTTGCGGTGCTGGAGCCGAAGGCGGATGCCTTTCGTAACTACTACGGTTCCGGCAATTATCTGCCGCCGCTGCAGATGCTCGTCGAGCGGGCTAACCTGCTGACCTTGACGGTACCGGAAATGACCGCCCTCGTCGGTGGCATGAGAGTCCTGAACGCAAATGCGGAGGGATCTTCGCATGGTGTGTTCACCCAAAAGCCGGGGACTCTGAGCAACGACTTCTTCGTCAACCTTCTCGACATGTCCACGAGGTGGCAAAAATCGGAGAAATCCGAAGGCATCTACGAGGGACTCGATCGCAAGACGGGCCAGGTCAAATGGACGGCGACGCCGGTGGATTTGATCTTTGGTTCCCACTCGGAGCTTCGCGCCATTGCTGAGATCTACGCTGCGGAAGACGGCAAGGAAAAGTTCGTCCACGATTTCGTGAATGCCTGGACCAAAGTCATGAACCTGGACCGTTTTGACTTGATGTAA